In Microaerobacter geothermalis, the genomic window TATTCCATGGGAAGCGCCCTCCATCCACAATCACTCCACCAATGGAGGTTCCATGGCCTCCAATCCACTTTGTCGCCGAATGAACCACGATATCCGCTCCCCATTCAATGGGTCTGCACAGATAAGGCGTGGCAAAAGTATTGTCGATGATGAGAGGAATTCCTGCATCATGGGCTACCTTGGCTACCGCTTCGATATCTAATACATTTAATCGCGGATTCCCAATAGTCTCACCAAATATGGCTTTTGTTTTTTCCGTAATGGCCTCTTTAAAATTGTCTGGATTGGATGGATCAACGAACTTCACCTTAATTCCATAGCGAGGGAGAGTTGTAGAGAATAAATTGTAGGTTCCCCCATACAAGGTTGTGGCCGCAACAATTTCATCCCCTGCTTCCGCAATATTCATGATAGAAAGGCTGATGGCTGCTTGACCGCTTGAAGTGGCCAATGCCCCAACTCCTCCCTCCAGCAGGGCCACTCTTTTTTCTAACACATCTGATGTGGGATTCCCAATACGTGTGTAAATATTCCCTGCTTCATCCAGAGAAAATAATCTCTGGGCATGTTCTGTGCTTGTGAAGGCATAAGAACTGGTTTGGTAAATGGGGACAGCCCTCGATCCGGTCGTAGGATCAACTGCCTGCCCTCCATGCAGCAATAATGTCTCCAATTGATAAGTTTCCGGTTGTTTACTCATTTATTCCCCTCCTTAAAATAAAAAACCTTCTTCAATAAGAAGAAGGTCCAATGTTCACAATTTTCCTCCTTCCTCTTATCTTTCAGGAAAACATCCTGCAGGAATTGGCACCTGTCTAATTCCACACGGAAATAGCGGTTGCCGGGTTTCATCGGGCCAGTCCCTCCACCTCTCTGGATAAAAGGCGAAACATATATGAAATTTTAAAGGCAATTTCTTAACTTGAAATTTATTGTAATTCAGTTTAAGCCCATCGTCAAGAAAAATTCTTTCTACGGTCTATTCTACGGCCTATCCAGCTTCTCCATATATTCTTAAGATCTGTTCTTCGGTTAATGCATCAGGCTGGCCATCGAAAACGATCCTTCCTTTTGCCAGACCAATGATACGGGTGGCATACCGTCTGGCGATTTCCGTATCATGGAGATTAATAATCATGGTGATGCGGTCCTTCTCATTAATTTCTTTTAATAAATCCATAATGGCCCGGCTGGTGACCGGATCCAAGCTGGCTACCGGCTCATCCCCAAGGATTATAGACGGATACTGCATTAATGTTCTTGCAATTCCCACCCTTTGCCGTTGTCCTCCGCTTAAATCCCTTACCTGTTTCTTGGCAAATGGCGCCATTCCTACCTTGGAGATTAACTCTTCGGCCAGTTTCCACTCTTTCCTCGGTAATCGGTTTAATAAAATTCTCCAAACCGGATATCGACCATAGCTTCCAACCAGAACATTTTGAAGGGTATTAAATCTCGAAATCAGATGAAAATCCTGAAAGATCATGCCCATTTCCCTGCGAATTTCCCTTAGCTGTTTCTTCCTCAGCTGTCCCATATCCATCCCTTTATAAATAATCGAACCTGATGTGGGTTCTAGCAACCGGTTAATACATCGAATAAAAGTGGACTTTCCGGCTCCGCTGGAGCCAAGAATGGCGACAAATTCCCCTTCATTAATTTCCATGGATACACCATCCAGAGCGATTTCTTTATGATAATGTTTTACCAAGTTCTGAACCAGTAGCATTAAATCACCTTCTTCCGAACAAAGGTGCTAAGGTAATCCACCAAAAAAACCAATACCATAAATACAACCACTTCTGCCGTAACGGCTGTATAATTGAAAATTTTGTAATCAATAAACAACATGTTCCCCAATCCACCGCCGCCAATCAAACCTAAAATCAATGAGGTTCTGATCGCTACTTCAAACCTGTAAAAGTAATGGGACAAAATGTTGGGCAAGATTTGCGGCAGGATACCATAGAGAGCAATAATAGTCTTTTTAGCTCCCACTGAGGTGATCGCCTCTACCGGTCCCCTGTCGCTGGATTCCACCAATTCAGAAATAAGT contains:
- the phnC gene encoding phosphonate ABC transporter ATP-binding protein, whose translation is MLLVQNLVKHYHKEIALDGVSMEINEGEFVAILGSSGAGKSTFIRCINRLLEPTSGSIIYKGMDMGQLRKKQLREIRREMGMIFQDFHLISRFNTLQNVLVGSYGRYPVWRILLNRLPRKEWKLAEELISKVGMAPFAKKQVRDLSGGQRQRVGIARTLMQYPSIILGDEPVASLDPVTSRAIMDLLKEINEKDRITMIINLHDTEIARRYATRIIGLAKGRIVFDGQPDALTEEQILRIYGEAG